The Novipirellula artificiosorum genome includes a window with the following:
- the tsaE gene encoding tRNA (adenosine(37)-N6)-threonylcarbamoyltransferase complex ATPase subunit type 1 TsaE — protein sequence MTDLIVHQVDIPRLLSLARLFCAHFPGGTTFGLVGTLGAGKTRWVQAIADASGIDVAEVTSPTFTLLQSHAGNDRVLHHLDAYRVADEDEFLELGVDELFDDERAWTLVEWANLVRDVMPKQTVWIYFDLEADEECRTIRVATRDPANQARIDQLRQSCRSQGGAV from the coding sequence ATGACGGACCTGATTGTACACCAAGTTGACATTCCACGATTGTTGTCGCTGGCACGGTTGTTCTGCGCGCACTTCCCTGGAGGAACCACGTTTGGTCTTGTGGGGACGCTCGGGGCTGGGAAAACTCGCTGGGTCCAAGCGATTGCCGATGCCAGTGGGATCGATGTGGCGGAAGTGACCAGCCCCACCTTTACCTTGTTGCAAAGTCATGCTGGTAACGACCGCGTGTTGCATCATCTCGATGCCTATCGGGTCGCGGATGAAGACGAGTTTCTCGAGCTTGGGGTCGACGAACTTTTCGACGACGAGCGAGCATGGACGCTCGTCGAATGGGCAAACCTGGTCCGTGATGTGATGCCCAAACAAACGGTCTGGATTTATTTCGATCTGGAGGCGGACGAGGAGTGTCGGACGATCCGGGTGGCCACTCGTGATCCTGCGAACCAAGCGAGGATCGACCAGCTCCGTCAGTCATGCCGTAGCCAGGGGGGGGCCGTTTGA
- a CDS encoding phosphotransferase enzyme family protein, translating into MTFSASVQYANEVLQHGFGDGAGSVASVQPVSPGMSGAQVYRVTTRSGEAFALKCYPAMATLDRVQEIHRVMQAARSAGCELVPRLISAQGSRVPATAIRYRTECWELVTWMPGNALDRSVDSGPLLAAVSQGAAAIARFHQAARSLGTQVQVPLCIRSRQSRIAEVSPLLRSLLTRDLDCVANPLLRQTVALAVDRLRDRWHAVSRNAMTSLEALSRTKVPCSYVLRDCHREHVFFTEFQNHGSTTRSVSGIIDMDAVRMDAAAADLARWTGSFVKNGISVHQLWDAAVAGYRLESSLKVQQEALARELAPISAWISLANWAIWLLLEQRRFPVADEAILRRIEHLIEVVDRFETE; encoded by the coding sequence TTGACATTTTCAGCGTCGGTCCAGTATGCCAACGAAGTGCTTCAACATGGGTTCGGCGACGGCGCGGGATCCGTTGCCTCGGTCCAGCCTGTTTCGCCAGGGATGAGTGGAGCGCAGGTGTATCGAGTTACCACCCGATCGGGCGAAGCCTTTGCGCTGAAGTGCTACCCCGCGATGGCGACGCTCGATCGCGTTCAGGAGATTCATCGTGTGATGCAAGCCGCTCGCAGCGCCGGTTGTGAACTGGTGCCACGGCTGATTTCCGCGCAGGGTTCGCGAGTGCCAGCGACAGCGATCCGCTATCGAACGGAATGCTGGGAATTGGTGACTTGGATGCCAGGCAACGCGTTGGATCGATCGGTCGATTCAGGGCCCTTGCTCGCTGCTGTCTCGCAGGGTGCTGCGGCGATCGCCCGTTTTCATCAGGCCGCACGTTCGCTGGGTACCCAAGTTCAAGTTCCACTCTGCATCCGATCTCGGCAATCGAGGATCGCCGAGGTCTCCCCTTTGTTGCGATCGCTTCTCACTCGCGATCTCGATTGCGTTGCGAATCCCTTGCTGCGGCAAACGGTCGCTTTGGCGGTCGATCGACTTCGTGACCGCTGGCACGCGGTATCGCGAAATGCGATGACTTCACTCGAGGCGCTCTCGCGAACCAAGGTCCCCTGTTCCTACGTGCTGCGCGACTGCCATCGCGAACACGTTTTCTTTACCGAGTTTCAGAACCATGGGTCCACGACGCGATCCGTGAGCGGAATCATCGACATGGACGCTGTTCGCATGGACGCCGCCGCGGCCGACCTCGCCCGCTGGACCGGTAGTTTTGTGAAAAACGGCATTTCTGTACACCAGTTATGGGATGCTGCTGTGGCGGGTTATCGGTTAGAATCGTCATTGAAGGTGCAGCAGGAAGCGTTAGCTCGTGAACTCGCGCCCATTTCCGCATGGATCAGTTTGGCAAACTGGGCGATTTGGCTGTTGCTTGAGCAGCGACGTTTTCCGGTCGCGGATGAGGCGATTCTCCGCAGGATCGAGCACTTGATCGAGGTGGTTGATCGATTCGAAACGGAATGA
- a CDS encoding protein-disulfide reductase DsbD family protein — MIKTIFSFLAPFALLAALVSPPLVAQDGFDDNAGLFSDFSLGGFGQPADESTVWTAKYFATQDGVRGRLDVEVKISRGWHVYSVTQPPGGPLQTKLTIKGPDAVKLAGEFTPSEPPLKSVSTIFKGVTIEEHDGLIVWSVPILIPDGFRDAITVGVDAQACKTDGACVPIEESLVALFAGTIDQVASHSENNTVAQGDGPTLDGKMATAAPQQTFRDEDYQVAWTAGLVPSTVAPGGRALLTFTAKPDSGFHVYRAAVDDADSSTNFVMTEKAGLRVGAPAASSEPHESNLLKGIFYHDGNVSWTMPVEVPEDAKPGEHKIKGAIGYQACTDSSCQQPVALQFSTNLTVGQPDSTSPRLASVVMTSAKRADVLDAAAMTQWVDKDVKADGTKPQSNLLSDDSDGTVQPIVIDGGGDRPFALLMMFAFLGGLILNVMPCVLPVVGIKVMGFIQQAGADRKRVFWLNAVYAAGILVVFALLTVLAVVFGMAWGEHFQRFEFRLGMTVLVFALALSYFGFWEIPVPGMASGKLSQDLQKREGYPGAFFKGAFATVLSTPCSGPALGVVFPAVASLPPLQATALMMMVGVGMAFPYILIGIWPSLVAWLPKPGTWMETFKELMAFLLLGTVAFFFFMFSDEVRLPVFVTLIGVWFGCWIIGKVPNWADLRSRMIAWAGGIVSATVIGMMAFHYLESEPATASVATANMRSRASGELDWEPYNEARLQELQQQGRTVMVDFTARWCPNCIFNSKVALNTEPTRKMVEELNAVPMLADWTNRNLEIKSKLEELQSRSIPVLAIYPGSRPNQPIVLRDLVSQSAVLKALEQAGPSVPGSSSSIATQLNVPQVVSTTVH; from the coding sequence ATGATCAAAACGATATTCAGTTTCCTTGCACCCTTCGCGTTGCTCGCTGCTCTTGTCTCACCACCGCTGGTGGCTCAAGATGGGTTTGATGACAACGCCGGATTGTTCTCGGATTTTTCCCTCGGCGGTTTCGGTCAACCTGCGGACGAGTCAACGGTATGGACGGCGAAGTATTTTGCGACCCAAGACGGTGTCCGCGGGCGGCTTGATGTCGAAGTCAAAATCTCTCGCGGCTGGCACGTCTACTCGGTCACGCAGCCGCCGGGTGGACCGCTGCAAACCAAGCTGACCATCAAGGGCCCCGACGCTGTGAAGTTGGCGGGCGAATTTACCCCTTCGGAACCACCACTCAAGAGCGTTTCGACGATCTTCAAAGGTGTGACGATCGAAGAACATGACGGTTTGATCGTGTGGTCGGTACCGATCTTGATCCCGGATGGATTCCGCGATGCGATCACCGTGGGAGTCGATGCACAGGCATGCAAGACGGACGGGGCGTGTGTCCCGATTGAAGAATCGCTGGTCGCGTTGTTCGCAGGAACCATTGACCAAGTTGCGTCCCATTCTGAGAACAACACGGTGGCTCAAGGCGATGGACCGACGCTGGATGGCAAGATGGCCACCGCCGCTCCGCAGCAAACCTTTCGAGACGAGGATTACCAAGTCGCTTGGACAGCTGGGTTGGTTCCTTCGACGGTCGCGCCGGGGGGACGAGCACTTTTGACGTTCACGGCCAAGCCCGATTCGGGCTTCCACGTGTATCGTGCGGCAGTCGATGATGCCGATAGTTCGACGAACTTTGTGATGACCGAGAAAGCCGGTCTGCGAGTGGGGGCCCCTGCAGCGAGTAGCGAACCCCATGAGAGCAATTTGCTGAAGGGAATCTTCTACCACGATGGCAACGTCAGTTGGACCATGCCCGTCGAGGTTCCGGAAGATGCCAAGCCGGGTGAACACAAAATAAAAGGTGCCATTGGTTACCAGGCCTGTACCGATAGTAGTTGTCAGCAGCCCGTCGCACTCCAATTTTCCACGAACCTTACGGTGGGCCAACCCGATTCGACATCGCCTCGCCTCGCCTCCGTCGTGATGACATCGGCCAAGCGAGCCGACGTGCTTGATGCGGCAGCGATGACGCAGTGGGTCGACAAAGACGTCAAGGCCGATGGCACAAAGCCACAAAGCAATCTTTTGAGTGATGACAGCGACGGTACGGTCCAGCCCATTGTGATTGACGGTGGAGGAGATCGGCCATTTGCGCTGCTAATGATGTTCGCGTTTCTTGGCGGGCTGATTTTGAACGTGATGCCCTGTGTCTTGCCGGTCGTCGGAATCAAGGTCATGGGCTTCATTCAGCAAGCTGGTGCGGACCGAAAACGGGTCTTTTGGCTCAATGCGGTATATGCCGCAGGCATCTTGGTCGTTTTCGCGCTGCTGACAGTGCTGGCCGTCGTGTTTGGTATGGCTTGGGGCGAGCATTTTCAACGGTTCGAATTTCGATTGGGGATGACGGTCTTGGTGTTCGCGCTGGCGCTGAGCTATTTCGGATTCTGGGAAATACCGGTTCCCGGCATGGCGAGCGGGAAGCTTTCACAAGACTTGCAAAAACGCGAAGGGTACCCCGGCGCCTTCTTTAAGGGCGCCTTCGCAACGGTCTTGTCGACCCCCTGCAGCGGACCGGCGCTGGGAGTCGTGTTCCCCGCCGTTGCCTCGCTACCACCCCTTCAAGCGACGGCGCTAATGATGATGGTCGGCGTCGGGATGGCCTTTCCCTATATCTTGATCGGTATTTGGCCATCATTGGTGGCGTGGTTGCCGAAACCAGGCACGTGGATGGAAACCTTTAAGGAATTGATGGCGTTCCTGCTTCTCGGCACGGTCGCCTTTTTCTTCTTCATGTTCAGCGACGAGGTGCGATTGCCCGTCTTTGTGACGCTGATCGGTGTTTGGTTCGGGTGCTGGATCATTGGTAAAGTTCCAAACTGGGCTGATTTGCGAAGCCGAATGATCGCATGGGCCGGTGGCATCGTGTCTGCGACGGTGATCGGTATGATGGCGTTTCACTATTTGGAATCAGAGCCAGCTACCGCCTCCGTCGCGACAGCGAACATGCGGAGTCGTGCGAGTGGAGAGCTCGATTGGGAACCCTACAATGAGGCGAGATTGCAAGAACTGCAACAGCAAGGCCGTACGGTCATGGTGGATTTCACCGCACGTTGGTGTCCCAACTGTATTTTTAATTCCAAAGTTGCGTTGAATACCGAACCCACTCGAAAAATGGTTGAAGAGCTCAATGCAGTTCCGATGCTTGCCGATTGGACGAATCGGAATCTCGAAATCAAATCGAAGCTCGAAGAATTGCAAAGCCGCTCGATTCCGGTGCTGGCAATCTATCCTGGGTCACGCCCCAACCAGCCGATCGTGTTGCGAGATCTTGTCTCTCAATCCGCAGTGCTGAAAGCCCTCGAGCAGGCGGGGCCGAGCGTGCCGGGGTCATCGTCTTCGATCGCAACTCAGTTGAACGTGCCTCAGGTGGTGTCCACCACCGTGCACTAG
- a CDS encoding vWA domain-containing protein, with the protein MESRHRQLGFSLAMLMLIGCGQEAARTSVESARSLAMDAGRPLESVGAVLDQEVMDLPPDIESDPRGDRYDLIVENPFLVATEHPLSTFSIDVDTASYSKVRQFLTQYHQLPRPDAVRIEELVNYFPYDYAPPTDDQSDPFAVHLAATDCPWNDQHRLLRVAMKGREVPQQERPACNLVLLVDTSGSMKAANKLPLLKRGLQLLVPQLSGKDRIAIVAYAGSAGLVLDSTPANQTATLMSALDRLQSGGSTNGGQGLQLAYQVARDHFVAGGTNRVMLCTDGDFNVGASGTDELVRMIKDASRGGIDLTVLGFGMGNFNDAMLEQVSGHGNGNYAFIDSDNEAKKVLVDQVAGTLVTIAKDVKIQVEFNPNVVSAYRLIGYENRMLEAQDFNDDKKDAGEIGAGHSVTAIYEVIPEGLPSSPGVPAIDPLKYQQPRDTSHAADSGEMLTLKVRYKLPEETESRLMNNVFIDDGGTFASADREFKFAAAVAAFGMLLRDSEFRGSWTYDHVAQIAQTAIGSDEDGLRRELVELVETARRLALAL; encoded by the coding sequence ATGGAATCACGACACAGGCAACTCGGTTTTAGCCTGGCCATGCTGATGCTTATTGGCTGCGGGCAAGAAGCGGCACGAACAAGTGTCGAGTCGGCAAGGTCCTTAGCGATGGATGCTGGCCGGCCTCTTGAATCCGTCGGCGCAGTGCTCGATCAAGAGGTGATGGACCTTCCCCCGGACATTGAAAGCGATCCTCGCGGTGACCGATACGATTTGATCGTCGAAAATCCTTTCTTGGTTGCCACCGAGCACCCCCTCAGCACGTTTTCGATCGACGTCGACACGGCTTCTTACAGCAAAGTGAGGCAATTTCTGACTCAATATCACCAACTACCTCGCCCCGACGCCGTTCGCATCGAAGAGTTGGTGAACTATTTCCCTTACGACTATGCCCCCCCTACGGACGATCAATCCGATCCGTTTGCGGTCCATCTTGCCGCGACCGACTGTCCTTGGAACGACCAACATCGACTGCTTCGCGTTGCGATGAAAGGACGGGAAGTTCCCCAACAAGAACGCCCAGCGTGCAATTTGGTGTTGCTCGTCGACACGTCGGGATCGATGAAGGCCGCGAACAAGTTACCGCTGCTCAAACGCGGACTGCAACTGCTCGTGCCCCAACTCAGCGGCAAGGACCGAATCGCAATCGTTGCCTACGCTGGATCGGCAGGATTGGTCCTCGACAGCACTCCAGCGAATCAAACGGCCACATTGATGTCGGCACTCGACCGGCTACAAAGTGGCGGCAGCACCAACGGCGGGCAGGGATTGCAACTGGCTTATCAGGTCGCGCGTGACCATTTTGTTGCCGGCGGCACAAACCGCGTTATGTTGTGTACCGATGGTGATTTTAATGTCGGTGCAAGCGGCACCGACGAGTTGGTACGCATGATCAAGGACGCCTCACGCGGTGGGATTGATTTGACGGTCCTCGGGTTCGGGATGGGAAATTTCAACGATGCGATGCTGGAACAGGTGAGCGGGCACGGCAACGGAAACTATGCCTTTATCGATTCAGATAACGAGGCGAAAAAGGTCTTGGTTGATCAGGTCGCTGGTACCTTGGTGACGATTGCCAAGGACGTCAAAATCCAGGTCGAGTTTAACCCAAACGTAGTCTCAGCCTATCGATTGATCGGCTATGAAAACCGAATGCTCGAGGCCCAAGACTTTAATGATGACAAGAAAGACGCGGGCGAAATTGGCGCCGGGCACTCGGTAACCGCGATCTACGAAGTCATTCCCGAAGGTTTGCCATCATCGCCAGGTGTTCCTGCGATCGATCCGCTGAAGTATCAGCAGCCGCGTGATACGTCCCACGCAGCCGATAGCGGTGAAATGCTGACCTTGAAGGTACGTTACAAGTTGCCCGAAGAGACGGAGAGCCGTTTGATGAACAATGTGTTTATCGATGACGGGGGCACGTTTGCCTCGGCGGATCGCGAATTCAAATTTGCAGCCGCGGTTGCCGCGTTTGGGATGCTGCTCCGTGATAGCGAGTTTCGTGGCAGTTGGACCTACGACCATGTCGCACAAATTGCGCAAACGGCCATCGGCAGCGATGAAGATGGACTTCGCCGAGAACTGGTAGAACTCGTGGAAACGGCACGACGCCTCGCCCTCGCTCTGTGA
- the argC gene encoding N-acetyl-gamma-glutamyl-phosphate reductase, producing MTIQVGIVGATGYTALEVARLLLSHPEATLVAATSRADAGKPLSAVHPSLSGRCDVVIETLDADEIAKKCDVVMCCLPHGASAETCKQLVEAGTRVVDFSADFRLSNRELYEKWYGVTHPWPERIGKTPYGLPEFYADEIRSSDLVANPGCYPTSVILPLQPLLHSDMIEATDIIVDSKSGVSGAGRSPKLGTLYCEVNDSIAAYGVGSHRHQPEMVDILHRAAGTLPSILFTPHLTPMDRGILSTIYVKPKTDAGGGKVHAKQLIETWQKRYRDCPFLVPTDALPATKHVAGTNYVHMTARDAADRIVIVCAIDNLTKGASGAAIQNMNVMFGVNEGLGL from the coding sequence ATGACCATCCAAGTTGGTATCGTTGGCGCGACCGGGTACACCGCTCTCGAAGTCGCTCGCTTACTCCTTTCACATCCCGAAGCAACCTTGGTCGCTGCGACCAGTCGCGCTGACGCCGGAAAGCCGTTGAGTGCGGTTCATCCCTCGCTGAGCGGGCGATGTGATGTCGTTATCGAAACACTGGATGCCGATGAGATCGCAAAAAAGTGTGACGTCGTGATGTGCTGCTTACCGCACGGAGCCTCAGCAGAAACCTGCAAGCAGTTGGTCGAGGCAGGCACGCGTGTGGTCGATTTCAGTGCCGACTTTCGACTCTCCAATCGTGAACTGTATGAGAAATGGTATGGTGTCACTCACCCATGGCCCGAGCGGATTGGTAAGACGCCTTACGGATTGCCGGAGTTCTACGCGGACGAAATTCGCAGCAGCGACTTGGTCGCAAATCCAGGATGTTACCCAACGTCTGTGATTCTACCGCTGCAACCGTTGCTTCATTCCGACATGATTGAGGCGACGGATATCATTGTCGACAGCAAAAGCGGGGTGAGCGGTGCAGGCCGGTCGCCCAAACTGGGGACCCTTTACTGTGAAGTCAATGATTCGATTGCTGCGTATGGCGTCGGGTCACATCGACACCAACCGGAAATGGTCGACATCTTGCACCGCGCTGCGGGTACGCTGCCGTCGATCCTGTTCACGCCCCATTTAACGCCTATGGACCGAGGTATCTTGTCGACGATTTATGTCAAACCGAAAACGGACGCGGGTGGCGGCAAGGTCCATGCGAAACAGCTGATTGAAACGTGGCAGAAACGCTATCGCGATTGTCCCTTCCTCGTCCCAACCGACGCCTTACCCGCGACCAAGCATGTCGCGGGAACCAACTATGTTCACATGACGGCACGCGACGCTGCGGATCGGATTGTGATCGTATGTGCAATTGACAATTTGACGAAGGGAGCCAGCGGTGCGGCGATCCAGAACATGAACGTCATGTTCGGCGTCAACGAAGGCCTCGGGCTATAG
- a CDS encoding putative sugar nucleotidyl transferase, with protein MQIICFEDQLASHLFPITQSRPAYAVTCASLRLVDRLKELIRGPLAGSSLLGSVRSYLTEIQQLDFELSQAATEIGDKWPTDDGGILLVNARLVPRVALDAVLVKMAQEDRSVSMVDEHDGSILIARLTAADLAARRSELSPPPDPVPEKSSRSRSKSVVAPLLSLTDRLVQLADSLPRSPTTAAAFHWPHDIVSWHMNEMRESIEWRVAHGEYRQHADGVFVNEGVSLGEYLSINVENGPILLERNVKVGPFCYLEGPLHAGAGTRVIEHSALKDGVSLGHTVKIGGEVEASVIEPYTNKQHHGFLGHSYLGSWINLGAGTCNSDLKNTYGKINMEYDNTKIATGMQFLGCFIGDYSKSAINTSIFTGKVIGVCSMLYGFVTSNVPSFVNYARLFGQTALLPADVMISTQAKMFARRKVQQRECDKQLILDMYEQSATEREAAEHYML; from the coding sequence ATGCAAATCATTTGCTTCGAAGACCAGCTTGCGAGCCACTTGTTCCCGATCACCCAGTCGCGACCCGCCTACGCGGTCACCTGTGCAAGTCTTCGCTTGGTCGACCGCTTGAAGGAGTTGATCCGAGGTCCGTTGGCGGGAAGTTCGCTGCTGGGGTCCGTCCGTTCCTATCTGACCGAAATCCAGCAGCTGGATTTTGAACTGTCGCAAGCGGCGACGGAGATCGGAGACAAGTGGCCGACGGACGATGGCGGGATTTTATTGGTCAACGCACGACTCGTCCCTCGAGTGGCATTGGACGCGGTGTTGGTCAAGATGGCTCAAGAAGATCGATCGGTTTCCATGGTCGATGAACATGATGGATCGATTCTGATCGCCCGTTTGACGGCAGCCGATTTGGCGGCACGTCGGAGCGAATTGTCTCCGCCACCGGACCCTGTACCCGAGAAATCGAGCAGGTCCCGTTCCAAATCCGTGGTGGCACCTCTTTTGTCATTAACCGATCGGCTCGTTCAATTGGCGGATTCGCTGCCGAGATCTCCAACGACCGCGGCGGCGTTCCATTGGCCTCATGACATCGTGTCTTGGCACATGAACGAAATGCGGGAATCGATCGAGTGGCGAGTGGCACACGGGGAGTACCGCCAGCATGCGGATGGGGTCTTTGTCAACGAAGGCGTCTCGCTCGGTGAATACCTGTCAATCAATGTTGAAAATGGGCCGATCCTGCTCGAACGTAACGTGAAAGTCGGTCCCTTCTGCTATTTAGAAGGTCCGCTACACGCAGGAGCAGGGACGCGGGTGATTGAACATTCGGCACTGAAGGATGGTGTTTCGCTTGGACATACGGTCAAGATCGGTGGCGAAGTCGAGGCGTCCGTTATCGAACCTTACACGAACAAGCAGCATCATGGCTTTTTAGGTCATAGCTACTTGGGCAGCTGGATCAATCTTGGCGCCGGAACCTGCAATAGCGACTTGAAGAACACGTACGGCAAGATCAACATGGAGTACGACAACACGAAGATTGCGACGGGCATGCAGTTCCTCGGTTGTTTCATTGGTGACTATTCCAAATCAGCTATCAACACGAGTATCTTTACCGGCAAAGTGATCGGTGTCTGCAGCATGCTGTATGGTTTTGTGACCTCGAACGTGCCGAGTTTTGTCAACTACGCACGATTGTTCGGCCAAACGGCACTCCTGCCTGCCGACGTGATGATTAGCACACAAGCGAAAATGTTTGCCCGGCGAAAGGTCCAGCAGCGTGAATGCGACAAACAATTGATCCTCGACATGTACGAGCAATCCGCCACCGAACGCGAAGCGGCGGAACACTACATGTTGTAG
- a CDS encoding class I adenylate-forming enzyme family protein has protein sequence MVSNLLDAFDHQVRTQPSSVALIGDVATTYTWLQLARQVQATAESLHAKFAAAPAMPRHLGYGSRNSLADVVLTLAAARIGVINVPLNELGGENHLQDCWQQVGGYWIDDVEALLASSTRLGQMEFDRVDPNSAGLILWTSGTSGSPKGVVLSHRSLASNAQAKLSTVPQTSQDVRLTCLPVSHAYARTCDLGTWLLSGCTLALTRGFEGWTRLAAFVQPTLANVVPSVAERLLAGDADELGMQRLRVLGVGGAGLSASSFQQWKTRGIVVTQGYGCTETAPVICSATPENAVPGCVGMPVEGWETEIRDGRLFVRGPHLMLGYWQNPIATRERIDADGWFDTGDLVELDSATGQYRILGRQDDVIVLPNGHKVFPATIERIVDSLGGVRHSMLRYGEGQLQLWVETDLAGTTWEHLCNTAVETLTRRPRWERPRVIERFAEPLRRIEGELTEKGTICRSRIEQLRFQR, from the coding sequence ATGGTCTCCAATCTACTCGATGCCTTTGACCACCAAGTTCGAACGCAACCGTCCTCGGTTGCGTTGATTGGAGACGTGGCAACCACCTACACGTGGTTGCAACTGGCTCGGCAAGTCCAAGCGACGGCGGAGTCTCTTCACGCGAAGTTCGCAGCAGCGCCTGCGATGCCCCGCCATCTTGGCTACGGAAGTCGCAATTCGCTCGCCGACGTCGTTTTGACGCTTGCGGCCGCTCGAATTGGCGTGATCAATGTTCCATTGAATGAGCTCGGTGGCGAAAACCATCTGCAAGACTGCTGGCAACAGGTCGGCGGTTATTGGATCGACGATGTTGAAGCGTTGCTGGCCAGCTCGACACGATTGGGTCAGATGGAATTTGACCGAGTCGACCCAAACTCTGCTGGGCTGATCCTGTGGACCAGTGGAACAAGTGGTTCGCCTAAAGGCGTTGTTTTGTCACACCGCTCGCTCGCCAGCAACGCGCAGGCAAAATTGTCCACCGTGCCACAAACGAGTCAGGACGTGCGTTTAACGTGCTTGCCCGTTTCTCATGCCTACGCCCGCACTTGTGACTTGGGGACATGGTTGTTGAGCGGCTGTACTTTGGCACTAACGCGAGGCTTTGAGGGCTGGACGCGGCTTGCTGCCTTTGTCCAGCCGACGCTGGCCAACGTCGTTCCCAGCGTCGCAGAGCGTCTGCTAGCCGGTGATGCTGACGAACTCGGCATGCAACGTTTACGAGTGCTTGGTGTTGGGGGTGCAGGCCTCTCCGCGTCATCCTTTCAGCAATGGAAGACGCGCGGCATCGTCGTTACCCAGGGCTATGGGTGTACCGAAACCGCTCCGGTGATCTGTAGTGCAACTCCCGAAAATGCCGTTCCCGGTTGTGTGGGAATGCCCGTTGAAGGCTGGGAAACCGAAATCCGTGATGGTCGGCTGTTTGTTCGGGGGCCGCACTTGATGCTCGGCTATTGGCAGAATCCCATCGCGACCCGCGAGCGGATCGATGCGGATGGATGGTTCGACACGGGTGACTTGGTTGAGTTAGATTCTGCAACGGGTCAGTATCGAATCCTCGGCCGGCAGGATGACGTGATCGTCTTACCCAACGGACATAAGGTGTTTCCCGCAACGATTGAGCGGATCGTTGACTCGTTAGGCGGTGTTCGCCATTCGATGCTGCGGTATGGTGAAGGTCAGTTACAGCTTTGGGTTGAGACCGACCTCGCGGGAACGACTTGGGAACATCTGTGCAACACCGCGGTGGAAACTTTGACTCGGCGTCCCAGATGGGAACGGCCCCGCGTGATCGAGCGATTTGCTGAGCCGTTAAGGCGAATCGAAGGCGAGTTGACCGAGAAGGGTACGATCTGTCGCAGCCGCATTGAACAATTGCGGTTTCAGCGATAG